One genomic region from Plasmodium chabaudi chabaudi strain AS genome assembly, chromosome: 7 encodes:
- a CDS encoding chaperone protein ClpB1, putative, which translates to MQTNLIALFVIISVSFLCKQGDGKRRFESRLSASNIDNNNVLNPFGITRKGIQKSVRKHEAFISSNLKGDDILKRDTKKGYKSKINENKDENKKYDQGRIQNRLNYSTNDQDNINNYFFSKNENKSNNGRNKANQLFMSDEEYTINSDDYTEKAWEAISSLNKIGEKYESAYVEAEMLLLALLNDSPDGLAQRILKESGIDTDLLSHDIDLYLKKQPKMPSGFGEQKILGRTLQTVLSTSKRLKKEFNDEYISIEHLLLSIISEDSKFTRPWLLKYNVNYEKVKKAVEKIRGKKKVTSKTPEMTYQALEKYSRDLTALARAGKLDPVIGRDEEIRRAIQILSRRTKNNPILLGDPGVGKTAIVEGLAIKIVQGDVPDSLKGRKLVSLDMSSLIAGAKYRGDFEERLKSILKEIQDSEGQVVMFIDEIHTVVGAGAVAEGALDAGNILKPLLARGELRCIGATTVSEYRQFIEKDKALERRFQQILVDQPSVDETISILRGLKERYEVHHGVRILDSALVQAAILSDRYISYRFLPDKAIDLIDEAASNLKIQLSSKPIQLDNIEKQLIQLEMEKISILGDKQSASLINKSSSGNDDNNISTDYTQSQNFIKKRINEKEINRLKTIDHIMNELRKEQKNILESWTSEKMYVDNIRAIKERIDVVKIEIEKAERYFDLNRAAELRFETLPDLEKQLKTAEENYVNDIPERNRMLKDEVTSEDIMNIVSISTGIRLNKLLKSEKEKILNLENELHKQIIGQDDAVKIVARAVQRSRVGMNNPKRPIASLMFLGPTGVGKTELSKVLADVLFDTPDAVIHFDMSEYMEKHSISKLIGAAPGYVGYEQGGLLTDAVRKKPYSIILFDEIEKAHPDVYNLLLRVIDEGKLSDTKGNVANFRNTIIIFTSNLGSQSILDLANDPNKKEKIKEQVMKSVRETFRPEFYNRIDDHVIFDSLTKKELKEIANIEITKVANRLFDKNFKISIDDAVFSYIVDKAYDPSFGARPLKRVIQSEIETEIAIRILNETFVENDTIRVSLKDQKLHFSKG; encoded by the coding sequence ATGCAAACAAATCTCATTGCGCTTTTTGTGATAATTAGTGTATCGTTTCTTTGCAAGCAAGGAGATGGGAAAAGAAGGTTCGAGAGTCGTTTGAGTGCATCtaatatagataataataatgtattgAATCCATTTGGGATAACTAGAAAAGGTATTCAAAAAAGTGTTAGAAAACATGAGGCATTTATAAGTAGCAATCTGAAGGGggatgatatattaaaaagagacacaaaaaaaggatataaatcaaaaataaatgaaaataaagatgaaaataaaaaatatgatcaAGGTAGAATACAAAATAGATTAAACTATTCTACAAATGATcaagataatataaataattatttttttagtaaaaatgaaaataaatctaATAATGGAAGAAATAAAGCGAATCAGTTATTTATGAGTGATGAAGaatatacaataaattCAGATGATTATACAGAAAAAGCATGGGAAGCTATAAGCTCATTAAATAAGATTggagaaaaatatgaatctGCATATGTAGAAGCAGAGATGTTATTATTGGCTTTGTTAAATGATTCACCAGATGGTTTGGCTCAaagaatattaaaagaaagtGGAATAGATACAGATTTATTATCACATGATAtagatttatatttaaaaaagcaaCCTAAAATGCCTAGTGGTTTTGgagaacaaaaaatattaggtAGAACATTACAAACAGTGTTAAGCACTAGTAAACGATTAAAGAAAGAATTTAACGATGAATATATATCGATAGAGCATTTACTATTAAGTATAATTTCTGAGGATTCTAAATTTACACGTCCATggttattaaaatataatgtaaattatgaaaaagtaaaaaaagctgttgaaaaaattcgaggtaaaaaaaaagttacaTCTAAAACTCCTGAAATGACATATCAAGctttagaaaaatatagtagAGACTTAACAGCTTTAGCTAGAGCCGGTAAATTAGATCCTGTTATAGGACGAGATGAAGAAATAAGAAGAGCAATACAAATTTTGTCAAGgagaacaaaaaataatccaaTATTATTAGGGGATCCAGGTGTTGGTAAAACAGCAATAGTTGAAGGATTggctataaaaattgtacaAGGAGATGTACCTGATTCATTAAAAGGAAGAAAGTTAGTTTCTTTAGATATGTCTTCATTAATTGCTGGTGCTAAATATAGAGGTGATTTTGAAGAACGTTTAAAAtctattttaaaagaaattcaGGATTCAGAGGGACAAGTAGTTATGTTTATTGATGAGATACATACGGTTGTTGGTGCTGGTGCAGTAGCAGAAGGTGCATTAGATGCaggtaatatattaaaaccACTACTAGCCAGAGGAGAATTAAGATGTATCGGTGCAACTACTGTTAGTGAATATAGACAGTTTATAGAAAAAGATAAAGCATTAGAAAGAAGGTTTCAACAAATATTAGTAGATCAACCAAGTGTTGATGAAACTATAAGTATATTGAGAGGATTAAAAGAAAGATATGAAGTACATCATGGAGTACGTATATTAGATTCAGCTCTTGTACAAGCAGCAATATTATCAGATAGATATATAAGTTATAGATTTTTACCTGATAAAGCAATAGATCTTATTGATGAAGCTGCGtctaatttaaaaattcaattATCTAGTAAGCCAATACAATTAGATAATATCGAAAAACAATTAATTCAATTggaaatggaaaaaatatcaatttTAGGTGATAAACAAAGTGCTAgcttaataaataaatccaGCTCTGgtaatgatgataataatatatccaCAGATTATACACAAAgtcaaaattttataaaaaaaagaatcaatgaaaaggaaataaatagATTAAAAACAATTGATCATATTATGAATGAACTTAGGAaggaacaaaaaaatattttagaaTCATGGACTAGtgaaaaaatgtatgtaGATAATATAAGAGCTATTAAAGAAAGAATAGATGTAGTTAAAATTGAAATTGAAAAAGCGGAACGATATTTTGATTTGAATAGAGCTGCTGAATTAAGATTTGAAACATTACCTGACTTAgaaaaacaattaaaaacggctgaagaaaattatgtaaatgATATACCAGAAAGAAATCGAATGTTAAAAGATGAAGTTACTAGTGAAgatattatgaatatagtTAGTATATCTACAGGTATTcgattaaataaattattaaaatcggaaaaagaaaagatattaaatttagaaaatgaattacataaacaaattattggACAAGATGATGCAGTAAAGATTGTTGCAAGAGCAGTTCAAAGATCAAGGGTTGGTATGAATAATCCTAAACGACCAATTGCATCTCTTATGTTTTTAGGTCCAACTGGTGTAGGAAAAACAGAATTATCTAAAGTTTTAGCAGatgtattatttgataCACCAGATGCTGTTATACATTTTGATATGTCAgaatatatggaaaaacATTCAATAAGTAAATTAATAGGTGCAGCACCTGGATATGTTGGATATGAACAAGGGGGTCTACTTACAGATGCAGTTAGAAAGAAACCGTATTCTATTATACTTTTTGATGAAATAGAAAAGGCTCATCCAGATGTATACAATTTGCTTTTACGAGTTATAGATGAAGGTAAATTATCAGATACTAAAGGAAATGTTGCCAATTTTCGAAAcactattattatcttcaCATCTAATTTAGGTAGCCAAAGTATATTAGATCTAGCCAATGATCccaataaaaaagaaaagattAAAGAACAAGTTATGAAATCAGTTAGAGAAACATTTAGACCTGAATTTTACAACCGTATTGATGATCATGTTATATTTGATAGTCTAAcgaaaaaagaattaaaagaaatagcAAATATAGAAATTACGAAAGTTGCCAATAgattatttgataaaaactTTAAAATAAGTATTGATGATGctgttttttcttatattgTTGATAAAGCATATGATCCCTCTTTTGGTGCTAGGCCATTAAAAAGAGTTATTCAATCTGAAATAGAAACAGAAATTGCTATCAgaattttaaatgaaacaTTTGTGGAAAATGATACAATTCGAGTCTCTCTCAAAGACCAAAAATTGCATTTCTCAAAAGGgtag